The Candidatus Zixiibacteriota bacterium nucleotide sequence CATCCCGCGCAACCGCTCGTTACGCCGCAGCCTTCTCGGGCGATATGAAGGAAAGTTCATCTTCCCACCTCTCGGACCGCGTAATTCTTCCTCGCCTCTGCCGTCGCTTCCCGGCCCTGCCGATTTTCAACCCGCTTCCCTGCCGCCCGGGGGCGGAGAGACGGCGGGCGAGCCGAAGTACTCTACCAGGGCTTCCACGAGACCTTCGATCGTGTACCGCCCCGCCACGATGTCGGCGCGAAGCCCGAGCTCGGTCACGGTCCGGCTCGTCACGGGTCCGATGCAAGCGATGACCGTGGAGCGCAAGAGCCCGGCCAGGCTCTCGCCGGGAAACATCTCGGCAAAATGTTTCGCGGTGCTCGAGCTGGTGAAGGTGATCGCGTCCGGCGGCGAGTCGCGGAACATGCGGCGCAGGGCGGCCGCCCCGTCGCCTCCGGGAGGAACCGTCCGGTAGGCTTCGACGACATCCACGGTTCCTCCCCACCGGCGCAGGGTCTCCGGCAGGATTTCGCGCGCCCCCGCCACCCTCGGCAAGAGAATTTTTTTTCCGCGGATCTCGTCCGGGTCGACGGCTTCCAGCAGGCCCTCGGCGCGAAAGTCCTGCGGCACGACCGCCGAGAGCCCGGCGGCCGCGAGCCGCTTTGCCGTCTCCGGCCCGATCGCCGCGATGCGAAGCGCCCGCAGCTCCTCGACCGTTTTCCTGCAGTGCGCCAGGCGGGCGAGAAATCGCTCCACCCCGTTGGCGCTGGTGAAAAACAGCCACTGGTAATCGCCGATGCGTTCGA carries:
- a CDS encoding uroporphyrinogen-III synthase, whose amino-acid sequence is MPLAGRRIVVTRAAPQAGKLARLIEGLGGEAIVFPTIEILPPEDYGPLDRAIERIGDYQWLFFTSANGVERFLARLAHCRKTVEELRALRIAAIGPETAKRLAAAGLSAVVPQDFRAEGLLEAVDPDEIRGKKILLPRVAGAREILPETLRRWGGTVDVVEAYRTVPPGGDGAAALRRMFRDSPPDAITFTSSSTAKHFAEMFPGESLAGLLRSTVIACIGPVTSRTVTELGLRADIVAGRYTIEGLVEALVEYFGSPAVSPPPGGREAG